The genomic segment TTTTGAAACAGAGATGTCCTTGATTATTGGCACATTTATTACAGGAGAGAGTTCGAACTCCTTAACAATTAAGCCCCTATCTATCATTGGAGTCTTATCTCTAGCCATTACCTCCCAAATCTTGGATTATACCTCATGCTAATGCTAAACACTTTCTTGAACTGAACGGGCTATTTATAATTTCCTGAAACTCAGCATATCCTTACACACATTAGCCGTCTCTGTAGAATTGCATCCTCCGCTCTTCACCTACCAGATTTCCACTGATCTTCTTTGAAAGCATTATGCACACTTACTGAGCTCTTACTAGGTGCTGCACACGATTCTGGGCTTCTTTCATATTTAACttgtttatttaatcctcacaacgaTCCTATGAGGTATATCCTGTTAATTTCCAtactttacaaataaaaatggtTACAAAACTTGTCCAAATTAGAGAGCTAATAAAAGGTAGAATCTGTTCTCCAAAGTCTGTGTCATAACCAGTTGAAAATACAGCCTTATAATATCCAGATCAAAATAGTTCTCCTCTGAGAAGACTTCCTAAATTATTTGCTTCTTCCCTGGTACTAACACATTTTCACCATGGCAGAGCTCTCCATTGCATGTAATACTTTCAATAATAATTGAATTTCTGTATCCCCTATATATAATCTAGCACACAGCTTTCCAATAGAATTTCTTGCACTAATGTAAATGTGCTATATCCAAATGATACCCACTATCTACATGTGACTATTGTGAAAGACAAGAGTTGAGTTTGCAGACTATAGCTTTTTATTTGGGACTTTAAAGTTCTGCGCAGCAAAGGAAGCCAGAACGGAAGTAACTTTGGGATTCTAGGGATGGAAATGATTTTTATagacataaaaaggaagttaGTTTAACTCCTATTGATTGGACAAGGGTTTGTCTGTCTTTTGGGGTAGATTTAGAGCAagtgggctttattttgtattgggtCAAAGGTAATGAATTAGGGGCTTGATTGGTTATCTGAGTCAGCTAATTTGGCAggtatttcaaatttcaaaagataaagagTAAACTCAAAATGGTATTTTGGCTCCAACAGGTTCCCAGGGCTTTCTTTATACAATTTTACCTCTATTGAgcaggattttaaattttatttaatttcaatctATTTAAACTTAAATAGCAACAAGTGGGTATTTGCTACCATATTCGATAGTGTGTCTCTAGTCATAGCAAATGATAGTGCCtcaaaaaaaattcattgaatgaatgagtCAAAGAAAAAGCTGCAGCAACTTCACTGGGCAAAGGGAAGCATAGCTTCGCTTTTCTTCTTTTCGACCACATACAGTTACATTGGTatactttatttattaatatgaataAACACTCAACAAAACGTTATAGCTCCACTATCCAGAGCCACACCACATTACATCTTGCATAATATGTATCCACGTGCCACATTAAGTGATTGCTATAAACATTTTGAAaggatttttataattttacttgtGTCAGTCTCTGCTCACTCAGCAATCTTTCTTCATTCTTGCATGGTTCACTGATAGATCCCAAGTGCCTAGATGAGTGCCTGACCCACAGGCACTcaataactatttgttgaatgaatgaatggatgaatgataCATACTAAGGCATCTCTGcgaaatgtaaaaatattttcaagcaaGCACTTTTATGAATACTTAATGTAATAATTAATGAAATAGGTATCGTACGTTTTATTAATATCAAATTTTCAGGCTTTCCTCGCTGTCTGGCTGGATAAAACCCCAACACCACCTATGTTTTTCAGTCCTCAGACAAAGAAAACTTCCCCCTCCTCTGTAGCCTCTATCATATATCGTATCATATCATATCTTCAAAATGTTTGATAGATAACAGGCCTTTCTCAGCTGGGAAGCAATCACACAATTTAAAACGCAAATTGGGGAaccaggaaataaaagaagacaaaaacatCTCGAGATCATTTCTCCGTGCGCGAAGCCAGCTAGAAGTGAGACTGAAAGCGTGGCCTCGGGATTAAGCTGCGCCCACGTCCTCGGGGGCCCAGGACTGGCGCTCCCAGCCCAGAGCCGGGGCCCTTGGGGGCTGGTGACCCGGAAGCGCGGGGCGCGGACGTCGCGCCAGGTCCCGCCCCGCCGCGGCCGTTGCCATGGAAACCCAGAGGCCGCCATGGCTGCCGCCGGCCCGGGAGGCAGGCGCGGGCCGCTGCCGGCGGCGGCCCCAGCTCAGGCACCGCCGCTTTTCCCTCCGGCAGCGGCTCCCCGCCGAGGGAAGCCGAAGAAGGGTCTGGTGTATCCACATCCTCCTAAGAGCTCCCGCCTGTCTCGGTCCGTCCTGCGCTGGCTCCAAGGCCTGGACCTGAGCTTTTTCCCCAGGAACGTCAGCAGGTGCTCGAGGGAGCGCGTCGCGGAGCCCCGGGAGGAGCCCCGGGAGGAGCCCCGCGGCCCGGAGCGCCCCGGGAGCTGCACCTGGCGCGCTTGCCGGGGCCGCGGGCTGCCCCTGCGCACGACCCTCGCCCCCTCCCCACGCTCGTGGAGACGAACGCCACTTCCACCTTGATCCTCCAGGGGGCGGGCTTAAACAAAGGGGGGGTTGAGGCTTTCCagtcatttattctttcaatcatGAAATGTTAGACAAACTGAAGTGTTTGAAGTCTACAGAAAGATTACAATGGtccagcctcctttcttcaggGACGTTGGATAGCAATCCCGGGGGAACCAGTTTATCCTCCGGTGGAGGTGACATCTAGCTGGAGGCCATCAGGCAGTTTAAGAGGGCGCCGCTTAGCAGCCGCCGGGCCACACCGAATAAAACTGGCATCAGTATTTGCTTTGGGAATGAAAACTAAATTCCACAAAAATGAAGGCGGTTTCTCTCTTGAAGGCAAGGACTCTGGTTTACTAATTTCGATAATCTGTGCAAAAATGAGTCTTCAACTCTAATGTGAAAAACCTGGggattttgttaaaatgcaaatttagtATAAATTAATGGAGGCAACACCAAAGCCTTGGTGTGTATATAATTTTATCAAAATGCTATCCCCCAGTAGGGCTCCACCTCAGAGCGATGAGccaacaaaactttaaaatttataaattaccTCCTGTCAGCATGGAATATTAGATTGGCACAAATTAActgaaaaatcatacaaaatatataaaaactacTTTAACTTTTGGTTTTCCTATTGCTATGCAACAGGGATTTTTCAAATGGCTTCCTGATTGCAGAAATATTCAGTATGTATTACCCCGGGGACATCGAATTGTCATCCTTTGAAAACGGAACCTCCTTAAAAGTCAAGTTGGATAACTGGGCACAGTTGGAGAAGGTAAATTAGCAGTCATTTAAATTTAACTGTTAAGGACTTTGTTTTAAAAAGTGCCCTCCTGATGTCGTCAGTATCTGTGTGGATGTGTGTGATTGTGTGCGAGAATACAATCCCACTGAGTTAGCAGCTTGCTCCCATATGCGACAAAGTAGGTTATTAAATTCCAAGTGTTAATGCTGTGAGTTATCTGTGAAACGGCATATAACTCATTTAAAATTAGCGTGGGATGGAATGGTTGGTTTTCTTGCTGAATAATATTATCTTTTAAtaattaaatcattaaaaatcagaaaattaattgAGAGATAAGTAAAAGGGGGATTAAAGTGAATTCACAAGTAATTGGAAATTTTTGTAGAACTTCTAACGATGAAAACATTTCTTTCTACTGTTAAAGTTCTTGTCAAGAAAAAAACTCAAATTACCTAAAGAACTAATCCATGGGACAATACACTGTAAAGCCGGAGTACCTGAAATACTGATCCAAGAGGTTTACACTCTGTTAACACATCGAGAGTGAGTTATCTGGaattttctagaaatgcacaTTAATGTTAAACTTTTGATAATACAAATATTATTGAGGTATGTCTTTGAAgagtgttttcttctttattccagAATTAAAAGTATCCAGGATGACGTCGTGAATTTCACAGATTATAGTTATCAGATGCGCTTGCCCCTGGTTCCCAGGTCTACAGCTTCAAAGTCTATTAAAGATAACATTAGGTTATCAGAATTAATGAGCAACCCCAACAGGCTCAGCAATGAACTTAAAGCAGAGTTCCTCTTTCTTTTACAAATGTTGCAAAGAAAGTTGAGCAGAAAACTGAATCCAAGTAAGTTGGAAAGTCAGCTGAGATCTTCTAAACTCTAGGAGGCTCTTCTTGAGTAGAGATGAATGAGAAGTCTGTCACTGacccattttattttctcattggtTTAAAGGGAAAACACCTCTCTTATGTTGTCATTGACAtgatttattattatcattggagTGCTTTAAGTTAAAACTCATTCTTTCTGATGGCCAATGTAGTgcataaacatttttctttttagaaaaaatGTTAGCCAATCTGTTCGTGTAAAATTTTGTGGGAAACAAGTAGTTCATGCATCTACTCAAGTAATGTTTGAGAGCTCATCAGGATAGAAATACTTTAGGAAAAGCCTGGATTAGCATGATTCACCTTTGCATAGTAGCCTTGTGTGTAGATGAAGGGGCAGCCTGGGGCAACCCCTGACAACTTGCCAGAGGTGTCACTGAGATAATTCTCAGAGCATCCAAAGCATTTGTCATTAGAGTCCCAGGCAGACTGCAAACAAAGTATGTGAGCTCTCTCTTTGTGCTTTTCTAACACTCATTCAGTACACCACTCATGTCTTGGAATATTATCTCCCTTGATCCAAGGACCTAGAAAGTTCATAACTTCTGTTGACACCCAAACCTTGCAGACAATGAGGCAGATGTAGTTCATTAGGATTTCTTTCCCTTTTGAACTCCATTTACTAAAGAGAATCTTCACATCCTATTTGGTCTCTGGAAGGAGAGAAGAGCAAAACCTTTAACTCTTCCTGACATTATGAGATAGATATTTtggattttcttctttcctctgtccATTCTTCTGTCTCCTATTACTTTTTGCTTCTCTTCCTTGATTCTTTCACTTCACTAGCCTTACTCAATTCCTGGGTTAAGAATGAATTAAGATTATTAATCTTACTGtagaattttatattcaaatgtatgtttttttaaattttgttgtgaGATTTATCATACATGTATGCATATAATGTCTATGTACAATTTAAAGACAACTggtaaaaatgaataaacatttgtGCATCCTTATGTAATTTAATAAATTACTGATAGCTTTGCATTCCCCTGTGTCCTTTTCTGATCACGGTCCCCACCTCCCCTCCAAGTCCTGCTATCTTTGTTCATActtttcttgatgaaaaaaaaaaaaagttttattatctATGTTTACTATTTATGTCATTCTTAATTTCATTCATACATACTTCTTAATTTtaaggtatttgattttatcaGACTTTGTATAGGCAGAATGCCTTACCACGCCCATCCCCAAATTGTCCATACCCTAATCCCTGCAACCTGTGGATATGTTACATTTCATGGTAAAAGGGACTTTACAGATATAAAGATATGGTCCTTGAAATAGGGAGACAATCCTAGATTATCTGATTAGGCCTAATCTATTCAGATGAACCCTAAAAAAGCAAAGATATTTCTCCAGCTGGAATCAGAAAGATGAGGCAGAGGGAGAAGTAAGAGAGATTTGAAGCATAAGAGGGCCTTGACCTGCCCTTGCTGGAGGGAGTCACATAGAAAGCGTGGAAAGGTGTGTGGCAGCATTTAGAAGCAATTAACAGCCCTCAGTGAGTGACAGCCAACAAGGAGACAAGGATTTACCCACAAGGAACTAAATTCAGCTAACAGCCAGGATGGGCTTGGAAGTGGATTCATCCCCAGAGCTTCCAGAAAGGAACGCAGCCCTGCCAAACACCTCGAGTTCAGATTTGTGAGATGCTAACTAGAGGAGTCAGCCTTCTGTGCCCAGGCTTCTGACCGACAAAACCgatatttgaaaataaaggggaaatgttgttttaagtcactaaatttgtgataatttcTTATGGCCGAAATGAAACACTAATACAGATTTCAGAGTTAATACTGTTAGTGTCATTAGATTATGAATACATTCTCCCATATTTGAACTTACTAGAGTTTAGTCTTTCACTTTTAAGTTCTTGATTCTTTTCACAATTGATATGGAGAAAATCTCATACTTTTATGCTTTCTATCTgtcctctttttctgtttcttgtttttgtctcgtctatcttttcttttttggggaccAGATTTTGTTTTCAAAGGTTTCTTCCCACTACTGATTTGGAAATTTagaaatttcttctctttttagtgCTACCCTAGAAATTTAATGTGCACATTTATCTTCATCTAAAATTAATCAGTATCTTTATTCTTCCTCAATCCTACAACGACCTTAGAACACACACTGTGGCTCTAATCAGTCCCTGACACTGATTCTCTTTTGTCGTCCAGCATTTTAATTCTGCCAACGTTTTAACACAAAAAGCAggcattattatttttcatatatcatGTTCGCTCATATTTTTTCTATCTCACTATTACTTCCTCTCATTGGTTCTAGTTCTGATTTCTAGAACAAACCTTACCTATTCCACTTACTCTTCTGTTTGAAAGTCAAATCTTTGCAGAGAAGTCTATCTCCTTCAGCTTTTTAAATGGTTTTTCTCAAAGATCGTCTCCACCCTTCAGATTCTTAGTCTGCTATCACCAGTCTTGATTCTTGAGACTGCTGATTTTAAGTTTCTCATCTGTTGCTAAAGTAATTACTGTGATAATTATAGTTCTGGGAATGTTACTAACCAGGTTGTCTTTAGTGTTAACAGGACATGACTGATAGAGTGGCACTTaccttagaccaggggttcttaacccggAGTCCACGGGCTCCTGGGGTCCGTGAGcgtgaattgaaaattcaaaaaaaaccttattcttgtggggatgtgttggtgctggtgtgatatatttattaaatagtacacagtggagtgtggacttagtatgatttttgagtgcagtggataaccgCCGCAAAAAGGTTAGTAAGAATggcggagatggttttatgacgccatgggaaaacttgaatttctaaatgtttcctGAAAATGACTGGTTGAAGAGATGTTGAACCAaccgtgttaggttatcaggtattgaaattatgggaaagtagAAAAGCATAATTTTGAATACtccaaaaatttaatttaaagacacactgatgttgagtgtcataaaactacctgcggctacattctgagaaggtgtccgtggttttcacctgactagcgaaggggtccgtggaacaaaaagttAAGAGCCCCTGCCTGAGACATTCAAGCCGCAGTGATAGGGCGCCGGGGCTGCAGAGGAGTAAGTGATGTTTAGAAACTCAGGGAGATTGATGGCCAAGTGTGAgagtttaatataaaaaatatgggaAACATGGAAAGAACTTTTAAGACGCTATTTTTGTACGATAAAAGTCTTTGCAAATGAAATAggtactgtatgatttcattatacaaaatataaaaataggcaaaactaaccTATGATGATATGTCAGGATAGTGATTTCCTTTGTAGTGTTTGGATGGGACAGAATGTGGATTCTGGGGTGCTGACAATGTACTATTTCTTGTTCTGGGTGGTTTACCCAAGTATATTCATTCCAAAAATTCATCAGGTTGTAAGCTTATGATTTGTTTGCTTTTCAGTATATATGTTATCACtgaatcaaaaattttaaaaaaattaataggaacATATGGGTATTGCGGTAACATTTTCTAAATATTCCACAACTTCATATTGTTTTCATtcacttctattttctggtttgtattattttaacatTGCCTTGTCCTCTTCTAATCAGACAAATGGTACAGGCTGTGCAAATATGTTGTGCATCAAAGGTAATGTGAAAGGTGTGTGCGTGGGGTTTCCGGTTTCTAATGTATTTATTCACACCACtcataaatataaaacatgtcCAGGATGAGCCgcgtgctttattaatatatgtcaataaaattgatttgttaagaaaaccaaaaaactgTATGTCTAAATACCATATgcaaattttaaattatgatatCTTACTTTGTCAATGATCATTGTGATTTCTTGAGAAGCAATTTTTATGTTTGTATTTTATAGGCTGGTTTGATGTCAAACCAACAGTGGGAGAACTTACTCTGCATCACCTTCCTACCCAAACCACTGGGCGCAGAAATAAGTTAAAGGTTTCAAAGGAAAAAGTTGCTCCTGTTTTATgtaagttcttttttaaaatagcgTTATACTTGtcaaaatggaattatttttgttgtttgagTTTTACTCTGTTCAGTTAAATTTTTAAAGGCAATTACAATGTTCGTCCAGGTTTTCCACCTAAAACTGAGTATCAGGTAGGTAGACTTAGTTGCTTTTTGATAGGTGGAGGGGCATGTGATCTGCTAAGTACCAGTCACATCACGGTGAGTTCCCGAGCAAGGGCACCCCAGCCAACTACTAGTGGATTCGTTTCCATTCTGATTTATCCTTAAATAGGTGAGTCTAAAACAGGTGAAGCTGGTTGGCAGCGCTCAAAACAATTCTCAGGCAATTGAGGGATGAATCAGTATCAAGGCAGACAGAGATTCTTGCATTCCTAGACTTTCCAGTCAGAGGTATTACAAGAAGTCACAGGTTAAAACTGTTAAAATTGttaacaaacatttttattatagccaGCTATGACCCACAGGCCAAATTCAGCTCACCACCTATTTTTGTATAGctgttttctacattttaaatattttatatatttcaaatgtttttattttatatttttaaatggttgaaaaatacataaaaagaaacaaagtatttcctgacatgtgaaaattaaatgaaattcaaatttctgtGTCCACAAATAAATTTGTATTGGAACATAGACACACTtgattttttcatgtcttttctatgtctgcttttaAGTTACAGTGGCAGAGTAATATAGTTGTGATAGAGACCATAAGACCCACAAAACAGGGCTACCATATTTAGCATGTAAAAATTCAGGGTAATACAATGAATAATTTAGTGTGCATGTGGAACATTTGGGATAATCTTTTACTAAAACTTATTCATTTATCTGaagttcaaatttaactgggcatcctgtgtTTTTTCTGGAAATCTTACCCCAAAGCCCCAAATATTTATGATTCGGCCTTTTATAGAAAATGTGTGTGATCCAGGGCTACAGAGCATGTTTCCTAAACTGTTAATAGGGATTTCATGGGGGAAGAGAGTTCCTTGTGTATATAAGGAAATGTcaaacagatttctttttttaaaaaaaatataacatCTTGTATGCTCATATGCATTGTCAATATCAAAGAGCAACTTCCTACATTCTCTCTGAATAGAGTAGACTGTAACTTGTTTGGCTTAGTTCAATGGTCTTGTAGAACTAGTGTTCCTCAGAGCGCACCCTCTGATATCCAGATATCAGGCAGCCCATCAAATCCTCTTTCACTCATCATATGCCTGACACATGATAGAAcctattttaatttccttggctgttcaagcacataccatgcagtgggttgaCTTTACCAATGGGAATTTACgagctcatgattttgaggctaagaCAAAGGCCAAATCCAGGCATTACCAAGGCCATGCTTTTTCCCTGAAAACCAGCTTCTTGGGACTGCCGCTGGTGGCCCTTGGtgctgggcttctcctggcttccactGACCTTCGACTTttgcttcctatggctttctctgcctgtggctgaatttcttctgcttataaaggactccagtaataattAAGACCCACGCTGACTGAGCGGGGCCGTGCCTTAACTaaagtcacctcatcaaaaggtcctccttgcaaggggttcacacccacaggaatgcactGTTGAAGAACTTGTTTTCTGGTGTATATACAGCTCCAAAGCaccatagcaacaaaaagaagtgCATACCAGTGTTCTATGGGGAAAAATGTATCCATAGTTTCATCTTCAGGGTCTGGGAATATATCATCTTCCTAGACCTGCCCCAACCTTTTTATGTTAGTTCTCTGTGGGACACAAGTCCCAGCAGAATGGATGCTGAAGAGTGAAGGGTGAGGCACGGGAGGAGGAAGGGCATGGAGGCGTGGGGAGGAGCCTGCCGGTGGGGATTCTTCTCACTTACTGGTCTCGTGTACCTTATTGATAATTGGACCTGGCCGGGGATGAGCAGGGGCATGACCGACTTGAGGAGTTGCAATGGAAAGACAGGGAGGACTAGTAATAAGCCACAGTGGGGCTTCCTTCCTGGGTAAGAGAAGGTGCAAAGAGGCCACATATGAAAGGTGACGCCTACTGATATTTGAATTGTGAAAGGGTATTTTTCATCTCTGCTATCTTTAGGACAATTTTCAAGGGTCACATATGAATTTTTAGAAAAAAGTATACTATCTTTACTTCAGACCAGGACTCCAAGGAGAATGCACTCTTGTCTTTGCAATTTTAATCACATATAAACTTCTGTAAATAACTCCCCTTCCCATTTTATTCTCTCAGTGCTCTTTTAGATTCTCTGGATATTCTCTTCTATGATTGATTCTCTTTTACTCATGTCTCATCCTCTCCTTTTCAAAATGGCTGATCCTGCTCAAGACATCTGAAGTCTCTTAGTCTGGGTATACAGGGAATTAATGAATAGTGTGGATCTGACTTTGGTAATTGTAAGGATTGAGAATTGTTTTGCTAAGTTTAattccacaccccccccccccgcaattTAGTTTAAAGGATTCCATTTCAGTTGTTTCTGACAAGAGGGTAGTGTGATTAGTTCAAGTCAATAACATAATTTGAACATTAATGGAGGGAGAGGCAAGAACACCAGACTGTAGCAATTTATCCCTATTTTACCATGTATGATCGTCTCAAATGGACTGAAATCATAGGCTATTCATCTGAAAAGCCTCTAGTTATCAAAAAGACTGGATGAAATTAAGTGTAAGTTGGGTTGttacccctgctttttttttaatagttaagCTCCTCCTTGTTTCCCTAAGTCTATCATATGGCAAAAATAATATGCCAAGAGAATATGGTTTCCTGAGTTGCCATGGGCCACTCACATTAGAACTGAATGATCTACAGAGAGTCTAGGTGGCCAGGCTGGAGGTCTCAAAGCAATCCAAGTTCCAGAATCTGAATTATGAATTATGTAGGTTTGCCAAGTCTAAGTACAAAATTGTGGCCCTATTAGCTCAGCTGCTTTCTGAAGCAATATCTAAAAATAGTTGAATCATATTCAGTATCAGATGTACCATAAAAAGACCTGACTATTTTTAGATACTGCGTATGACTTTTGGAGATGGGTGACATTCA from the Dasypus novemcinctus isolate mDasNov1 chromosome 1, mDasNov1.1.hap2, whole genome shotgun sequence genome contains:
- the SPATA4 gene encoding LOW QUALITY PROTEIN: spermatogenesis-associated protein 4 (The sequence of the model RefSeq protein was modified relative to this genomic sequence to represent the inferred CDS: deleted 1 base in 1 codon); the encoded protein is MAAAGPGGRRGPLPAAAPAQAPPLFPPAAAPRRGKPKKGLVYPHPPKSSRLSRSVLRWLQGLDLSFFPRNVSRDFSNGFLIAEIFSMYYPGDIELSSFENGTSLKVKLDNWAQLEKFLSRKKLKLPKELIHGTIHCKAGVPEILIQEVYTLLTHREIKSIQDDVVNFTDYSYQMRLPLVPRSTASKSIKDNIRLSELMSNPNRLSNELKAEFLFLLQMLQRKLSRKLNPSWFDVKPTVGELTLHHLPTQTTGRRNKLKVSKEKVAPVLSNAGNDCNLHREIHVKQAGRLSHYEMIRNMEKQPVKWLLKK